The stretch of DNA GATTTGCATTGGACATCGCCCGAGCCATGGAATGTTTGCATGCACATGGGATCATTCATCGTGATCTTAAACCTGGTAAGATTTTCCATTTTGCATTTGAATACTAGGTGAATCTCTGCAAAGAGGATAGTGGCTTTCCTTCTGTCCATATATACCCTGAGTGGTACTGTTGTAGGATCTCTCTGTGTGTGCACACGTTCAGgtttttttttgggggggtggGGGTCTTTCCCCCTCTTCCCTGTTAAGTCGATTTATGCAGTACGCTACATGCGCCACTTTAATGTTCATAATATTGCACGTTACGTCTCATATTGTATAAGCAATGTGTACACGCATGGGTACATTTGAGGTGTCGTACTGTTACTTTTACCGTTGGCATAGCAATGTAttggatttctttcaagtttgtgctgAATTCTGCCTTCAGAACCAAGTTAAGGGGATGTTAGGCAGTTAATTAAACAAGTGACCAGTGGCGCATGACTTTCTTGTTCCCATTAGCCCATGCTCTGTTGTGTTAGCAATTTCTGTTGTCACGAGCTAGTCTTACTATGGGACCAGTGCACCTGTAAATTTTATACAAACATCACTAGTTGTGTGTGCGAAGAACACAAGCGCGGGGAAGCATGTAGTGTATGCACTTCTGGGTGATATACCTACTGAATACTATAGTTTATGGTCACAAACTAAGCATAAGTGTCCATACATATTGAGATGTTGAAGCATTTATAGCCTCAATGTACAGTGCAACAAGTAGCAAGAATAATTACCCAGGTAGCCTGATCTTATTCTATGAATAGTGAAATTTATTGGATCAATGCGCAAAGTGCACACCTTCTAAGTTATAAATGTGTGTGACTTCTGTAGTTTATTCTTTAGTACTGTATGTGTTCTGATTCCACCTCTTAATATTATGGTTTCTATGCACATGCATTGGCTGATCGAATATTTTTTACTTCATCATCAGAGAAACTAAGATATCACACACTTAGTAAATAGCTTGCACTTATAACTATAACCAGTAAACAATGCCTCAGCGTTGGTGACATAGGTGTCGAGATCCGACTTGCATTCAGGTGTTCTAGTCAGATGAAGGTTGCTAAACATGGACATGGGTGTAGGATACCACTCAGATTCGTGTTTCCGGTTCGGCAAAAGCAAAATTAGGACAGGGAGACAGGCCTTGACTGACTCAACTGAGCGTCCATCCTGCAACCTGATGCATACACCCATCTCTTTTGTCTCGTTGCATGTACATTGTTTAGACCGCCAAGTTATTGGCATAGCGCAACAGATGTCTGTTTGAGCCTGTGCCGTGTGCATGTAGTTTGGTTATGCAAGCAGTAATTAATCACATGCAATTATTGCATGTGCCCTTTATTGTTTTCGTTGGGCAACTGGGTCCTGCTTGTTTTCATGACTAACAGTCACCATTGCTTTGGTAATTTTGAAGTTTTCATCTCTTTTGTAATTTAAAGGTCAGCATTTGGGGGTTATGTGCATCTCATCTTTACAAAGATTCAATATGATTTGGGGTTTAGTATGACATAGCAAGATCAGAGCATGTTACAGGCATTATATATTCTAGATTTGTTGGATCTTGGATTGAAGGTCTGGCTTCCCTCTAGATCTTGCTATGTGTGAACGTCTTCAAAATTTGTTAGATCCATTGGCCGATGAATATATTTCTTGTAGATTTTGGACACCATATTTTTGGTGCATCAGATTGAACATGATGTGGAATGGGCAGTCTTGGATCAAAGAACTGCTCCCAAGTTGGAGAAATTATTCCAGTTTGTACTAACAAGATGCCGGAGCAAGATAAGGAGATGTGTAAGGTCGAGAAAGAGGAGTTATTATAGTTGTTCAGTGAATGATGACTTGTACCATACTGTTTTGCACTTTTTACCATGTTCCAGGCCACAGTTAGCTAAGTCAGCTGAACAAAGAGACGTTGACAGATAGTTATACTTTGGTGCGACATAGTCCTGTTTTCATTAGACAATTACTGCTAGTCTAGTACTGAGCCAGCAATGCATATGAGAAATAACTACTAGTCTAGTGCCGAGTCAGCAATGCATATGAGATGTGATATTTCATTAAGGCTAACACTGGTTTTGTTGATCTACCATTTCCTTGGTATGTTATTCTGTAGTCTGTAGTTATCTTCTGTAAGCTAATCCTTTCCTACATTAATCTCAAATGATCCGCCTGAGGAAATGTTTGGGCAAATAAAGTTGATTCTGAGTCCATAGTTTTTGCCCTTCTCTTTGTACAGAGAATCTGCTGCTTACAGCGGACCAGAGAACAGTTAAGCTCGTCGACCTTGGTTTAGCAAGAGAAGAGACGTTAACAGAGATGATGACCGCAGAAACAGGAACATACCGTTGGATGGCTCCCGAGGTTTGTGCTACTGCAGTTTCATATCTTTCAGTTCTTGAAccttttcatttcttttttattATGTGATTAACCTGAAATAATTCAACAGTTGTACAGCACAGTCACATTAAGGCACGGAGAAAAGAAACATTACAACCACAAAGTGGATGTTTACAGCTTTGCAATTGTGTTATGGGAACTACTGCACAATAGACTACCCTTTGAGGGCATGTCTAACCTGCAAGCTGCATATGCTGCCGCTTTCAAGGTAACATTAGATTTTTAGAGTATAATCATACGCATTTGCTGTCTATAGACTTTCTTGAACCTATTTATGTTGCAGGGAGTTCTGATTGTTTTGAATATGTTTTATCATGCATTATTCCATAATGCATACacctgtatcatatattagtaattTGACCTTATGAGACCTCATTTTCTGCAGAACATCAGACCAAGTGCAGATAATTTGCCGGAGGAGCTGTCAGAGATCCTAACATCCTGCTGGAAAGAAGACCCAAGCGACAGACCAAACTTCACCCAGATAGTTCAAATGCTTCTCCATTACCTCTCAACCCTTTCACCGCCAGAACATATGGCCCCTGCTCGCACATTCAGTTCGGAGAATGCAATCTTACCTCCTGAATCGCCTGGGACGAGCTCTCTAATGGCTTCTCGAGGTGATATCACGCCTAAAGGCAATATTGAAGACAAGCCAAGGGGCTTCTTTTTCTGCTTCAGCCAGTGTTATTAGCCTCACAGATGGAACAAGGGAACTCCCAAGATGATGCAAAACATCAAAAGAACACACCCATAGTCCATACCCAAAGCATGGCAGGAGTCCCTGAAAACTGTTGTTTCTGCTCATCAGGCCACCCCTTCTTCTCTGACATGTTTGAACATATCGGCCGGGTAGATCTGAGTAACCTTTTGGCTCCTGCTAGTAATGGTGAAAATAGTTACTATATCGTATATTTTCCATGAACCTTCCATATCAAAATTGCGCGCCCATCGTATAGTAATAATTGGCATTAATCATTtactcacttggaaaggacactggACGACTTCCTTTGTTCCATAactctgtttttttttttgcatcaTTAATGCTGCTATCCTGAGTCTGTATTGGTGCTACAGTTAAAGGCTGCGAGTGGGACCCCTAACTCAGGGGCAGAGCCAG from Triticum dicoccoides isolate Atlit2015 ecotype Zavitan chromosome 6A, WEW_v2.0, whole genome shotgun sequence encodes:
- the LOC119316969 gene encoding serine/threonine-protein kinase STY13-like isoform X2, yielding MESGSTFYAGEGLHIDPSWLIDPKLLFVGPRIGEGGHAKVYEGKYKNQNVAIKIVHKGDTPEEVIKRQGRFLREVTMLSRVQHKNLVKFIGACLEPVMVVVTELLVGGSLRKYLVSLRPRNLEPRVAVGFALDIARAMECLHAHGIIHRDLKPENLLLTADQRTVKLVDLGLAREETLTEMMTAETGTYRWMAPELYSTVTLRHGEKKHYNHKVDVYSFAIVLWELLHNRLPFEGMSNLQAAYAAAFKNIRPSADNLPEELSEILTSCWKEDPSDRPNFTQIVQMLLHYLSTLSPPEHMAPARTFSSENAILPPESPGTSSLMASRGDITPKGNIEDKPRGFFFCFSQCY